Part of the Gemmatimonadota bacterium genome is shown below.
GGCTACCGCTGGCGTCTCGACCTGGAGACGCTGGAAGCGCTGCTGCGGGACTTCTTCCGCACGGATTTGTGGCGCGTGGTCGAGGAGCCGCCGCCCGGCGTACGCATCCATTTCATCAAGGCGGAGGCCTCAGGCGTGCTGAGCGCGGTGGCGTGCGGGCGGCTCGAGCGGGCGGGGGAGCGCAGCGGCCAGGTTTTCCTGCACCGGCTCGCGGGCGGGCACTGGCTGAACGCCGACAACCCCGAGGGCGTGCTGAAGCTGCTCGAGACTCACCTGTGAATCCTGGCGGCTGGTCTCCGAGCGGCTTTGCCGCCGAGGTTCTGAGGCATTGGGCTTGTTGACACTTTTCTGCGGCCCGGTCTAAGTTGCCTGCCGGCATTCGGCCGTCGGCGCCGCCGGCGGCCGTTCCTCCTGTCCCGTTTGGGCCCATGCCGTTCGAGATTCCAGCCGGTCTCATGGTCAGCGTTTCCGGGGTGCGCGGCCGCGTGGGCGAGTCGCTCACGCCGGAGGTGGCCACGCGCTTTGCCGCGGCGTTCGGCGCCTATCTTGGCGCCGATGTCGTGGGCCGCCGGCCGCACGTAGTGCTGGCCCGGGATTCCCGCACTTCCGGGCCCATGTTCGCCCGTGCGGCCGCCGCCGGGCTGCAGTCCGTGGGGTGCGACGTCGTCGACCTGGGCCTCGTGCCCACGCCGACCGCGCTGCTCAGCATTGCCGAGCTGGATGCGGATGGCGGGGTGGTCGTCACGGCCAGTCACAATCCGGTCGAGTGGAACGCGCTCAAGTTCGCTTCCGGCGCCGGCACGTTCCTGGATGCCGAGGAGGCGCCGCGCATGCGCGCCTTCCTGGCGGACCGGCCGCTCCCCCGCGCCGGCTGGGAGGGCGTGGGCGTGGTGACGGCGGACCAGCAGGCCGTGCCGCGCCACCTGGATGCCGTGCTGCGGATCCCATTCCTGGACGTGCCCGCCCTCCGCGCCCGGCGCTTCCATGTGGCCCTGGACTGCGTGCGGGGTGCCGGCGCGGTGCTGCTGCCGCCACTGCTCGAGGCGCTGGGGTGCGCGGTCTCGGGCATCCATCTCGAGCCCGACGGCCGCCTTCCGCGCGCGCCGGAGCCGGTCGCGGAGAACCTGGGCGAGCTCGAGGCGCTGGTACGGCAGAGCGGCGCGGAAGTGGGGCTGGCCACGGACCCGGACGGCGACCGCCTCTCCCTGGTGAGCAATTCCGGTCGCGCCCTGGGCGAGGAGCTGACCCTGGCGCTGGCCGCACGGCTCGTGCTGCGCCACCGCCCGGGGCCGCTGGTCACCAACCTCTCCAGCAGCGCGGTAACGGAGGAGGTGGCCGCCGAGGCCGGCGTCCCCCTGCACCGTGCGCCTGTGGGCGAGATCCATGTGGTGCGGCGCATGCAGGCGGTGGGCGCGGTCGTAGGCGGTGAAGGCAACGGCGGCGTGATCCTTCCCGATGTGCAATACACGCGGGATGCGGCAGTGGCGGCTGCGCTCGTGCTGCAGCTCCTGCTCGAAACGGGGGCGACGCTGGAGCAGGAGGCGGCTCGTTTCCGGCCGTACGTGATCGTGAAGGAAAAGGTCCGCTGGGGCGCAGCGTCGGGCGCGCCGGCCTATGATACTTTGCAGGCGCTGCTCCCGGCGCCCGAGGTGGATAGGCAGGACGGGCTGCGCCTGGCCTGGCCCGAGGCGCGCAAATGGCTGCACCTGCGCCCCTCCGGCACGGAGCCGATCTTGCGCATCATTGCCGAGGCGCCCACGGCGGGGGAGGCGCAGGAGCTGGTGCAGATCGCGCGCCAGGCGTTGCTGGGCACGCTCGCCGGCTTGCCGGGCGGGGCGGCCGCGGCGGGCTGAAGTGGTCGAATTCGCAGGTAGGCATGGATTCGGGCGCCGATCTCGAGTGGAGGGGATCTTGCAGCTTTCCGTTTGATACAAAGCCATTGATCAAAGGAACCAGAACCATGTGTGGGATCGTGGGATACATCGGGCGCCAGGCGGCGGTGCCGATCCTGATGGAGGGGCTGAAACGGCTCGAGTACCGCGGCTATGACTCGGCAGGGCTGACCGTGCTGTCCAACGGGCGGCTGGCCACGCGCAAGGCGGCGGGCAAGATCGCCGACCTGGAAGCGCTGCTGGGGAGCGGCGGCGTGCCCGCCGGCACCTGCGGCATTGCGCACACGCGCTGGGCCACGCACGGTGCGCCCAACACGGTAAACGCGCACCCCCACCTCGACTGCTCGGGCGACTTTGCCGTGGCGCACAACGGCATCATCGAGAATGCCGGCACCCTGCGCCGCAAGCTCGAGGCACTGGGGCACACCATGCGCAGCGAGACGGACACCGAGGTCGTGGCCCACATGATCGAGCAGGTGTACGACGGCTCGTTCGAGGAGGCGGTGCGCGCCGCGCTGCGGCAGGTCGAGG
Proteins encoded:
- the glmM gene encoding phosphoglucosamine mutase — encoded protein: MPFEIPAGLMVSVSGVRGRVGESLTPEVATRFAAAFGAYLGADVVGRRPHVVLARDSRTSGPMFARAAAAGLQSVGCDVVDLGLVPTPTALLSIAELDADGGVVVTASHNPVEWNALKFASGAGTFLDAEEAPRMRAFLADRPLPRAGWEGVGVVTADQQAVPRHLDAVLRIPFLDVPALRARRFHVALDCVRGAGAVLLPPLLEALGCAVSGIHLEPDGRLPRAPEPVAENLGELEALVRQSGAEVGLATDPDGDRLSLVSNSGRALGEELTLALAARLVLRHRPGPLVTNLSSSAVTEEVAAEAGVPLHRAPVGEIHVVRRMQAVGAVVGGEGNGGVILPDVQYTRDAAVAAALVLQLLLETGATLEQEAARFRPYVIVKEKVRWGAASGAPAYDTLQALLPAPEVDRQDGLRLAWPEARKWLHLRPSGTEPILRIIAEAPTAGEAQELVQIARQALLGTLAGLPGGAAAAG